The following coding sequences lie in one Pectobacterium sp. A5351 genomic window:
- the glnB gene encoding nitrogen regulatory protein P-II, with product MKKIDAIIKPFKLDDVREALAEVGITGMTVTEVKGFGRQKGHTELYRGAEYMVDFLPKVKIEIVVADDIVDTCVETITQTAQTGKIGDGKIFVFDVARVVRIRTGEEDEEAI from the coding sequence ATGAAGAAAATTGATGCGATTATTAAGCCGTTCAAACTGGACGATGTGCGTGAAGCGTTAGCTGAAGTGGGCATCACAGGGATGACGGTAACGGAAGTGAAAGGTTTTGGTCGTCAGAAAGGCCACACGGAACTGTATCGTGGCGCAGAATACATGGTCGATTTTCTGCCAAAAGTAAAAATCGAAATTGTCGTAGCGGATGATATCGTCGATACCTGTGTAGAAACCATCACGCAGACCGCGCAGACAGGTAAAATCGGCGATGGTAAAATCTTTGTCTTTGATGTGGCGCGCGTTGTCCGTATTCGTACCGGCGAAGAGGACGAGGAAGCGATTTAA
- the pemA gene encoding pectinesterase PemA, with amino-acid sequence MIKASTPCKTLTLAMLITAPLSLAQAADYNALVSTNSGDTKAYKTITEAIASAPADSSPFIIYVKNGVYHERLTITRPNIHLQGESRDGTVITATTAAGTLKPDGSKWGTYGSNTVKVDAPDFSARSLTIRNDFDYPANQAKANDDPTKLKDSQAVALLVAENSDRAWFHDVSLVGYQDTLYVKGGRSFFSQCRISGTVDFIFGDGTALFDNCDIVSRNRTDVKDQPLGYLTAPSTDIKQKYGLVIINSRVIKEKDVPAKSYGLGRPWHPTTTFEDGRYADPNAIGQTVFLNTSMDDHIYGWDKMSGKDKQGEKIWFHPQDSRFFEYKSSGKGAEKNDQRRQLSDAEAAEYTADKVLAGWVPTAPKGK; translated from the coding sequence ATGATAAAAGCCTCAACCCCCTGCAAGACGCTGACCTTAGCCATGTTAATTACCGCCCCTTTATCGCTAGCACAGGCAGCCGACTACAATGCGCTGGTTTCTACCAATTCAGGGGACACTAAAGCCTACAAAACCATTACTGAAGCGATTGCCAGTGCACCGGCAGATAGCTCACCATTTATTATCTATGTGAAAAATGGTGTGTACCACGAACGCCTGACCATTACGCGCCCTAACATCCATCTCCAGGGCGAAAGCCGTGACGGCACCGTGATCACCGCAACCACCGCAGCCGGGACACTCAAACCCGATGGCAGCAAATGGGGAACTTACGGCAGCAACACGGTGAAAGTCGATGCGCCCGATTTCAGCGCCCGTTCCTTGACCATTCGCAATGATTTCGATTACCCCGCCAATCAGGCCAAAGCCAACGACGATCCTACAAAATTAAAAGACTCGCAGGCCGTTGCGCTACTGGTCGCCGAAAATAGCGATCGTGCGTGGTTCCATGATGTCAGTCTGGTTGGGTATCAAGACACGCTCTATGTGAAAGGGGGACGCAGCTTCTTCTCACAATGCCGGATAAGCGGCACCGTTGACTTCATCTTTGGCGACGGCACTGCATTATTTGACAATTGCGACATCGTCTCGCGTAACCGTACCGACGTGAAAGATCAGCCGCTTGGCTATCTCACCGCTCCAAGCACTGACATTAAGCAAAAATATGGGCTGGTCATTATCAATAGCCGGGTGATTAAAGAGAAAGACGTCCCGGCGAAAAGCTATGGTTTGGGTCGCCCCTGGCACCCAACGACCACCTTTGAGGATGGCCGCTATGCCGATCCTAACGCCATCGGCCAGACTGTCTTCCTGAACACCAGCATGGACGACCACATCTATGGCTGGGATAAAATGTCCGGTAAAGATAAACAAGGCGAGAAAATCTGGTTCCATCCGCAAGACTCACGCTTTTTCGAGTATAAATCCAGCGGAAAAGGAGCAGAGAAAAACGATCAGCGCCGTCAGTTAAGCGACGCGGAAGCAGCGGAATACACCGCAGATAAGGTGTTGGCAGGCTGGGTGCCTACCGCGCCTAAAGGGAAGTAG
- the paeY gene encoding pectin acetylesterase PaeY: MAKRFSESVALALILSAPFTQVHAKTSAAAQQSATTDSAKLLSGAMLGEKTGLSGNVTVRDIHLPATIIIRDQQGQKRQTKTDEQGKYQLDISGLTPPLRLLAIESGGNNCLLNNIPRAICLSAVAPSLHDGKENIANINPMTDRITSDIAVAAGYIGPQQLTDDTASPKLDAAAWKKAYADFHAGFNDALKQVGISTPTRFDPLTYPAAQQDAVTNIVSVINHNRNYHNNTGYSGHTVLTDSAFHPIVGLNDKGDYEPLDYRSARQNLDAIQKAQTRIFIVGDSTAATYEKMRFPRMGWGQVFEQQFSKNSGVKVVNGGRAGRSSRDYFYEGWFRQMQPLMKEGDFLFIQMGHNDQNCNGAKAVRGPADVANLCTYPNDAAGKKQAPQGKADMSFQTSLERYITFARQHKLTPVLLTPTTRVKTAEGKEGTPAVHSHFTKQNADNGYAFIGDYSQTIRDTAADNKVILLDVEPATIALANQGNSDHWKQYWLVIDPKQYPYYRDQAGSLSKPDTTHFQKKGAIAVAGIVADAIRQEPALALLAEKTASKHK; encoded by the coding sequence ATGGCAAAACGTTTTTCAGAAAGTGTCGCTTTAGCTCTGATACTTTCTGCCCCTTTCACACAGGTACATGCTAAAACTTCCGCCGCTGCACAGCAGAGCGCCACAACGGACAGCGCTAAATTACTGTCAGGCGCAATGCTGGGTGAAAAAACCGGCTTATCGGGTAACGTCACCGTACGGGATATTCATCTGCCCGCGACTATCATAATCAGGGATCAACAAGGCCAGAAGCGACAGACAAAGACGGATGAGCAAGGCAAGTATCAGCTTGATATTTCAGGTCTCACGCCGCCGTTACGTCTTTTAGCTATTGAGTCCGGCGGCAATAACTGCCTGTTGAATAATATTCCTCGTGCCATTTGCCTATCCGCTGTCGCCCCTTCATTACATGACGGGAAAGAAAATATCGCCAATATCAACCCGATGACTGACCGCATCACCTCTGATATCGCGGTGGCGGCAGGCTACATTGGCCCACAGCAACTAACGGACGACACGGCATCACCGAAACTGGATGCCGCAGCCTGGAAAAAAGCCTACGCGGATTTCCACGCAGGCTTCAATGACGCGTTAAAACAGGTGGGCATCAGTACACCTACCCGTTTCGATCCCCTTACCTACCCTGCCGCTCAGCAGGACGCTGTCACCAACATCGTCAGCGTCATTAATCATAACCGCAATTATCACAACAATACGGGCTACTCAGGCCATACGGTGCTAACCGACAGCGCCTTCCACCCGATTGTCGGTCTGAACGATAAAGGCGACTATGAACCGCTGGATTATCGCTCTGCTCGCCAGAACCTGGACGCAATCCAGAAAGCGCAAACCCGTATTTTCATCGTCGGCGACTCGACTGCAGCAACCTATGAAAAAATGCGCTTCCCGCGCATGGGGTGGGGACAGGTTTTTGAACAACAGTTCAGCAAAAACAGCGGCGTAAAAGTTGTTAACGGCGGACGAGCAGGTCGTAGTTCACGTGACTATTTTTACGAAGGCTGGTTCCGTCAGATGCAACCACTGATGAAAGAAGGCGATTTCCTGTTTATCCAAATGGGACACAACGATCAAAACTGCAATGGGGCCAAAGCGGTACGTGGTCCTGCTGATGTCGCTAACCTCTGCACTTACCCGAACGATGCCGCAGGGAAAAAACAGGCCCCGCAGGGCAAAGCCGATATGTCATTCCAGACGTCGCTGGAACGCTACATCACCTTCGCCCGCCAGCACAAGCTCACCCCCGTTCTGCTGACGCCAACTACCCGAGTGAAAACGGCTGAAGGCAAAGAGGGTACACCCGCCGTACACAGCCATTTCACCAAGCAAAATGCAGATAACGGCTACGCCTTCATCGGCGATTACAGCCAGACCATCAGGGATACGGCAGCGGATAACAAGGTGATTTTACTGGACGTGGAACCTGCCACTATCGCGCTGGCGAATCAGGGCAACAGCGACCACTGGAAACAGTATTGGTTAGTGATCGATCCCAAACAATACCCTTACTATCGCGATCAGGCGGGTAGCCTGAGCAAACCGGATACTACCCATTTCCAGAAAAAAGGCGCTATCGCCGTGGCGGGAATTGTCGCCGACGCCATTCGGCAAGAACCTGCGTTAGCATTGCTGGCGGAAAAAACGGCCAGCAAACACAAGTAG
- the hmpA gene encoding NO-inducible flavohemoprotein, translating into MLDNHTIAIVKSTIPLLAETGPKLTAHFYDRMFTHNPELKDIFNMSNQRNGDQREALFNAICAYATNIENLGALLPAVERIAQKHASFNIQADQYQIVGNHLLATLDEMFSPGQAVLDAWGKAYGVLANVFIQRESDIYRNTEAKNGGWGGVRPFRIVNKQSQSAVITSFTLEPTDGQPIADFQPGQYLAVYIKHGSFANQEIRQYSLTHAPNGKSYRIAVKREAQGTVSGYLHDTAREGDIIHLAAPHGDFFLDISASTPVALISGGVGQTPMLGMLHTLKQQDHQAKVLWLHAAENGTAHAFANEIKQTGQALPQFQQHIWYREPQPDDRPGEDYHHSGLMQLASLKEELTTPDMHYYLCGPVVFMQFIAQQLLAMGIPAEQLHYECFGPHKVV; encoded by the coding sequence ATGCTGGATAACCACACTATCGCCATTGTTAAATCGACCATTCCTCTGCTGGCGGAAACCGGCCCGAAACTGACTGCGCATTTTTACGATCGCATGTTTACCCATAACCCTGAACTCAAAGATATTTTTAACATGAGCAACCAGCGCAATGGCGATCAGCGAGAAGCGCTGTTCAATGCCATCTGTGCGTATGCGACGAATATCGAAAATCTGGGTGCTCTGCTGCCTGCGGTTGAGCGTATCGCCCAGAAGCACGCCAGCTTTAACATTCAGGCCGATCAGTATCAGATCGTGGGTAATCACTTATTGGCAACGCTGGATGAAATGTTTAGCCCAGGACAAGCGGTGCTGGACGCCTGGGGTAAAGCCTATGGCGTGCTGGCGAATGTCTTTATCCAGCGCGAAAGCGATATCTATCGCAACACCGAAGCGAAAAACGGCGGCTGGGGCGGTGTGCGACCTTTCCGTATTGTGAACAAGCAATCGCAAAGCGCCGTGATTACCAGTTTCACGCTGGAACCCACCGACGGCCAACCTATTGCTGATTTTCAGCCGGGCCAGTATCTGGCGGTTTACATCAAGCATGGCAGTTTTGCCAATCAGGAGATTCGCCAATACTCTCTGACTCACGCACCAAATGGAAAATCCTACCGGATTGCGGTGAAACGTGAAGCACAGGGCACCGTTTCCGGCTATCTGCATGATACCGCGCGCGAAGGCGACATCATTCATCTGGCAGCGCCGCACGGTGATTTCTTCCTTGATATCTCCGCTTCCACACCGGTGGCCCTGATTTCCGGCGGCGTAGGGCAAACTCCTATGCTGGGCATGCTGCATACGCTCAAACAACAGGATCATCAGGCGAAGGTGTTATGGCTACACGCAGCGGAGAACGGCACAGCGCATGCGTTTGCGAATGAAATCAAACAGACGGGGCAGGCGCTGCCGCAGTTCCAGCAGCACATCTGGTATCGGGAACCACAGCCGGACGATCGTCCGGGTGAAGATTATCACCATAGTGGACTAATGCAGTTGGCCTCGCTAAAAGAGGAGTTAACCACGCCAGATATGCACTATTACCTGTGTGGCCCTGTGGTTTTCATGCAGTTTATCGCACAGCAACTGCTGGCAATGGGGATCCCGGCCGAGCAGCTACATTACGAATGTTTTGGTCCACATAAAGTTGTCTAA
- the glyA gene encoding serine hydroxymethyltransferase: MLKREMNIADYDADLWQAMEQEVVRQEEHIELIASENYTSPRVMQAQGSQLTNKYAEGYPGKRYYGGCEYVDVVEQLAIDRAKALFGADYANVQPHSGSQANFAVYTALLQPGDTILGMNLAHGGHLTHGSPVNLSGKLYKVIPYGIDESGKIDYDEMAELARTHKPKMIVGGFSAYSGVVDWAKMREIADSIGAYLFVDMAHVAGLIAAEVYPNPVPHAHIVTTTTHKTLAGPRGGLILAKGGDEELYKKLNSAVFPGGQGGPLMHVIAGKAVALKEAMEPEFKVYQQQVAKNAKAMVEVFLSRGFNVVSGGTSNHLFLLDLVSKNLTGKEADAALGRANITVNKNSVPNDPKSPFVTSGIRIGTPAATRRGFKEAEVRELAGWICDVLDNINDEATIERVKQKVLDICARFPVYA; the protein is encoded by the coding sequence ATGTTAAAGCGTGAAATGAACATTGCCGATTATGATGCCGACCTGTGGCAAGCAATGGAGCAAGAAGTGGTGCGTCAGGAAGAGCACATTGAACTGATTGCGTCAGAAAACTACACCAGCCCACGCGTTATGCAGGCTCAGGGGTCTCAGCTGACGAACAAGTATGCTGAAGGTTATCCGGGCAAACGTTACTACGGCGGCTGTGAGTATGTTGACGTGGTTGAGCAGTTGGCGATCGATCGTGCGAAAGCGCTGTTCGGCGCAGATTATGCCAACGTGCAGCCGCACTCTGGTTCCCAGGCTAACTTTGCCGTTTACACCGCGCTGCTGCAACCGGGCGACACCATTCTGGGTATGAACCTGGCGCACGGTGGTCACCTGACGCACGGTTCTCCGGTTAACCTGTCAGGCAAACTGTATAAAGTTATTCCTTACGGTATCGATGAAAGCGGCAAAATCGACTACGACGAAATGGCGGAACTGGCACGTACGCACAAGCCAAAAATGATCGTCGGTGGTTTCTCTGCCTATTCTGGCGTGGTTGACTGGGCGAAGATGCGTGAAATCGCTGACAGCATCGGCGCTTACCTGTTTGTCGATATGGCTCACGTTGCCGGTCTGATTGCCGCAGAGGTTTACCCTAACCCGGTTCCTCATGCTCACATCGTGACCACGACGACGCACAAAACGCTGGCTGGCCCACGCGGTGGCCTGATTCTGGCGAAAGGCGGCGACGAAGAGCTGTACAAAAAGCTGAACTCTGCTGTTTTCCCTGGTGGTCAGGGTGGCCCATTGATGCACGTTATCGCAGGTAAAGCGGTTGCGCTGAAAGAAGCGATGGAGCCTGAATTCAAAGTGTATCAGCAGCAGGTCGCGAAAAACGCCAAAGCAATGGTTGAAGTCTTCCTGTCACGTGGTTTCAACGTCGTTTCTGGCGGAACCAGCAACCACCTGTTCCTGCTGGATCTGGTTAGCAAAAACCTGACCGGTAAAGAGGCTGATGCTGCACTGGGTCGTGCGAATATCACCGTGAACAAGAACAGCGTGCCTAACGATCCGAAGAGCCCGTTCGTGACTTCCGGTATCCGTATCGGTACACCGGCGGCAACCCGTCGCGGCTTTAAAGAAGCGGAAGTGCGTGAGCTGGCTGGCTGGATCTGTGATGTGTTGGACAACATCAACGACGAAGCGACCATTGAGCGCGTGAAACAGAAAGTGCTGGATATCTGCGCCCGCTTCCCGGTTTACGCATAA
- a CDS encoding 3-phenylpropionate MFS transporter produces the protein MVLQSTRWLALSYFTYFFCYGVFLPFWGGWLKGEGLSAESIGMLLGAGLVARFVGSLVITPSVKDPSKLITVLRGLALLSLALAVGFWLGNAWLWLMIVMIGFNLFFAPLVPLTDALAATWQRQVVMDYGKVRVWGSIAFVIASAATGELVAIWGHPAILAILSAGLVVMLLGMLLRPSVMPQAAASTAQSVSVTPWKTLLAEPAVWRFLLCVSLLQGAHAAYYGFSVIYWQDSGYSASIIGYLWSLGVVAEIVIFTFSQRLFRRWSARQLLLLSAVCGVVRWGLMGSTVALPWLIVIQILHCGTFTVCHLAAMRFIAARSGGDILRLQAVYSALAMGGSIAVMTMVSGFLFEHLQGGTFWGMALLAVPALFIRPSVSHRAAVEKV, from the coding sequence ATGGTTTTGCAATCGACGCGCTGGCTGGCGCTAAGCTATTTCACCTACTTTTTTTGCTATGGCGTTTTCCTGCCATTTTGGGGGGGATGGCTGAAAGGCGAGGGGCTGTCCGCCGAGTCGATCGGGATGCTGCTGGGGGCGGGTCTGGTGGCGCGTTTCGTCGGCAGTCTGGTCATCACGCCCAGCGTGAAAGATCCGTCCAAACTGATTACGGTATTACGTGGGCTGGCGTTGCTGTCACTGGCGCTGGCCGTTGGTTTCTGGCTGGGGAATGCCTGGCTGTGGCTGATGATCGTGATGATTGGGTTTAACCTGTTTTTCGCGCCACTGGTGCCGCTGACCGATGCCTTAGCCGCGACCTGGCAGCGGCAGGTCGTGATGGATTACGGCAAGGTACGGGTTTGGGGCTCGATCGCGTTTGTCATTGCTTCTGCGGCGACAGGCGAACTGGTCGCTATCTGGGGACACCCCGCGATTCTGGCCATTCTCAGCGCGGGGCTGGTTGTCATGCTGTTAGGCATGCTGCTTCGCCCCAGCGTGATGCCGCAAGCGGCTGCGTCAACCGCGCAGTCGGTTAGTGTGACGCCGTGGAAAACCTTGCTGGCTGAACCTGCGGTATGGCGTTTCCTGCTTTGCGTATCTCTGCTACAGGGCGCACATGCAGCGTACTATGGTTTCAGCGTCATTTATTGGCAGGATTCGGGTTATTCCGCCTCGATTATCGGTTATCTCTGGTCGTTAGGCGTTGTCGCGGAAATTGTCATCTTTACCTTCAGCCAACGTCTGTTTCGGCGCTGGAGCGCCAGACAGCTTCTGCTGCTCTCAGCCGTGTGTGGCGTGGTGCGCTGGGGGTTAATGGGCTCGACGGTGGCTCTGCCGTGGCTGATTGTGATACAGATATTGCACTGTGGTACGTTCACCGTGTGCCACCTGGCCGCGATGCGTTTTATCGCTGCACGTTCTGGTGGTGACATTCTGCGGCTACAGGCGGTGTATTCCGCGCTGGCGATGGGGGGCAGTATCGCGGTGATGACGATGGTATCCGGTTTCCTGTTTGAGCATTTGCAGGGCGGCACGTTCTGGGGGATGGCGCTGCTGGCGGTGCCTGCACTGTTTATCCGGCCTTCCGTCAGTCACCGTGCCGCGGTCGAAAAGGTCTAA
- a CDS encoding DUF1007 family protein, translated as MLHYNALKRGCGRITLLMAGLAFGQPVFAHPHSFIDMQTTVESQNDHIIGLRMQWTMDPITSADLLYDAGKAKTDSEIWKKLAAEVMANVWGQHYFTDIYRDGQPVKYTPLPTEYHLSRKGNQAVLEFVLPLAHPQPLAGKPLLISTYDPTYFVDMSYQNDKAVKLAPELASRCKTTLVTPEPNAELQSYALSLDKNDAPDEDMELGKQFAQRVTLQCQ; from the coding sequence ATGTTACATTATAACGCTTTGAAACGCGGGTGCGGACGGATAACGTTGCTGATGGCAGGCTTGGCATTCGGCCAACCCGTTTTCGCTCACCCACACAGTTTTATTGATATGCAGACCACAGTTGAGAGCCAGAACGACCACATCATCGGTTTACGTATGCAATGGACAATGGATCCCATCACGTCGGCCGATTTGCTGTATGACGCAGGAAAGGCGAAAACGGATTCTGAAATCTGGAAAAAACTGGCGGCGGAAGTCATGGCTAATGTCTGGGGGCAGCACTATTTTACTGATATCTATCGTGATGGTCAGCCTGTGAAATATACGCCGCTGCCAACCGAGTATCACCTTTCCCGCAAAGGCAATCAGGCGGTACTGGAATTTGTACTGCCGTTGGCACATCCACAGCCGCTGGCCGGAAAACCTTTGCTGATTTCTACTTACGATCCTACCTATTTTGTCGATATGTCCTATCAGAACGACAAGGCTGTGAAGCTCGCGCCTGAGCTAGCCTCGCGCTGTAAAACCACGCTCGTCACGCCGGAACCTAACGCTGAACTGCAATCCTATGCGCTGTCGCTGGATAAGAACGACGCGCCGGACGAAGATATGGAGCTGGGTAAACAGTTTGCACAGCGGGTGACGCTGCAATGTCAGTGA
- a CDS encoding nickel/cobalt transporter — protein sequence MSVNLGSLPRRRPLLSRLCDLWPLWLFLALLASALHYIVGYWPQLMLQSAIWQKSLHQQMSHLLQMVEQQPHQAGLSLMMFSLVYGVLHAVGPGHGKVVIMTYLATHPSKLKSSLKLTLAASLVQGLMAVALVTVVLGILQLSSRTLHNSSFWMEKGSFVLVAGLGLLLCFRALKQLYTVLVQQPKPATILRVTQLNVPTDRRMMLRPVSAPLPSLHQHDTDCGCGHRHLPSNEELERDSSWRTRLMIVLAMGMRPCSGAILVLLFSKVIGVYLWGVASALVMAAGTAITISALAVLVFYCRRVVERLGANRASPVWQRAMFSLLAFAGGLILVGSGVLLYLNAQPAMMGGIRPFSG from the coding sequence ATGTCAGTGAACCTCGGTTCGCTGCCGCGCCGGCGTCCGCTGTTGAGTCGGCTGTGCGATCTGTGGCCGCTGTGGCTGTTTTTGGCGCTGCTGGCCTCGGCGTTGCACTACATCGTAGGGTACTGGCCACAACTTATGCTGCAAAGCGCGATTTGGCAGAAATCGCTGCATCAGCAAATGTCGCACCTGTTGCAAATGGTGGAACAGCAGCCGCATCAGGCAGGGCTGAGTCTGATGATGTTCAGTCTGGTCTATGGCGTGCTTCATGCCGTCGGGCCGGGGCACGGTAAAGTGGTCATCATGACCTATCTGGCGACACATCCATCGAAGCTGAAAAGCAGCCTGAAGTTGACGCTTGCGGCGTCGCTGGTTCAAGGGCTGATGGCGGTAGCGCTGGTGACGGTGGTATTAGGGATCTTGCAGCTATCCAGCCGAACGTTGCACAACAGCAGTTTCTGGATGGAGAAAGGGAGCTTCGTGCTGGTGGCGGGGCTGGGGCTTTTGCTCTGTTTCCGCGCATTGAAACAGCTGTATACCGTCCTCGTACAGCAGCCTAAACCCGCGACTATTTTGCGTGTCACCCAGCTTAACGTACCAACTGATAGACGTATGATGCTTCGCCCGGTGTCTGCACCGCTCCCTTCTTTGCACCAGCACGATACCGACTGTGGTTGCGGGCACCGCCATCTCCCGAGCAATGAGGAACTTGAGCGCGATAGCAGCTGGCGTACGCGTCTGATGATTGTGCTGGCGATGGGAATGCGCCCGTGCTCAGGCGCTATTCTGGTGCTGCTTTTCTCTAAAGTGATCGGCGTCTATCTGTGGGGCGTCGCCTCTGCGCTGGTGATGGCTGCCGGAACGGCGATCACCATCTCCGCGCTGGCCGTGTTGGTTTTTTACTGCCGTCGTGTCGTGGAACGTTTAGGGGCAAATCGGGCATCGCCCGTATGGCAGCGTGCGATGTTTTCTCTTCTGGCATTTGCCGGCGGGCTGATTTTGGTTGGCTCCGGCGTCCTGCTTTACCTCAACGCACAGCCCGCGATGATGGGCGGTATTCGGCCATTCTCCGGCTAA
- a CDS encoding ABC transporter substrate-binding protein produces the protein MKKWLFSVVVLLGLSASAIASANPIVIEDVSGRKVEIKSEVKRIILGEGRQIYLLAAFDTEAPFQRVVGWRDDLPKADYDGYLAYEKQYPEIKKLPTFGGAKDGTFNVEQALTLKPDLVLMNLESKAATDEGKLIEKLNSLGIPVVFIDFREKPFENAEKSIHIMGQLVGKPQRAEEIIKFRREQIELVTDRLKNYQGPRPKVMIDRAGGYDEECCMSFGDENFGRMVEAAGGDNIAKNIIPGTFGSLNPEQIISARPDVVVVTGANWKNYNTANGWVGVGPGADQKEALQRLQKLMERSAFKTLPVATNGNAHAIWHQFYDSPYQFVAIQVLAKWMHPELFNDIDPDATFRTFHEKFLPLPYQPGYWVTLPAKR, from the coding sequence ATGAAGAAATGGCTGTTCTCAGTCGTTGTTCTGTTGGGGCTGAGTGCGAGTGCTATCGCCAGCGCTAACCCGATTGTTATTGAAGACGTTAGTGGCAGGAAGGTAGAAATTAAATCCGAAGTAAAGCGGATTATTTTAGGGGAAGGTCGACAGATTTATCTGCTGGCTGCCTTTGATACGGAAGCCCCGTTCCAGCGCGTGGTTGGCTGGCGTGACGATCTGCCAAAAGCGGATTACGACGGCTATCTGGCTTATGAAAAGCAATACCCGGAAATCAAAAAGCTGCCGACCTTCGGCGGCGCGAAAGACGGTACCTTCAACGTTGAGCAGGCGCTGACGCTGAAACCGGATTTGGTGTTGATGAATCTGGAGTCAAAAGCGGCGACGGATGAAGGCAAATTGATAGAAAAGCTCAACTCGCTGGGTATTCCGGTCGTGTTTATCGATTTCCGCGAGAAGCCGTTTGAGAACGCAGAAAAAAGCATTCACATCATGGGTCAGCTGGTGGGTAAACCACAGCGTGCGGAAGAGATTATTAAATTCCGTCGTGAGCAGATCGAGCTGGTCACCGATCGGTTGAAGAACTATCAGGGGCCACGCCCGAAAGTGATGATCGATCGCGCGGGCGGCTATGACGAAGAGTGCTGCATGTCATTCGGTGATGAGAACTTTGGCCGCATGGTTGAAGCCGCTGGCGGTGACAACATTGCCAAGAACATCATCCCCGGCACGTTTGGTTCGCTGAACCCTGAGCAGATTATCAGCGCTCGCCCGGATGTGGTGGTGGTGACCGGGGCGAACTGGAAAAACTACAACACGGCAAATGGTTGGGTTGGCGTTGGGCCAGGAGCCGATCAGAAAGAAGCGCTGCAACGCCTGCAAAAACTGATGGAGCGTTCAGCATTTAAAACGCTGCCTGTTGCGACCAATGGTAACGCTCATGCGATCTGGCATCAGTTCTATGACAGCCCGTATCAGTTTGTGGCGATTCAGGTATTAGCAAAATGGATGCACCCGGAGCTGTTTAATGACATCGATCCTGACGCGACGTTCCGTACCTTCCATGAGAAATTCCTGCCGCTGCCGTATCAGCCTGGTTACTGGGTTACGTTGCCAGCGAAGAGATAA